The following coding sequences are from one Myxococcales bacterium window:
- the pyrF gene encoding orotidine-5'-phosphate decarboxylase yields the protein MNAVVDTKPTSDPKSRIIAALDVPDLARLEAFLDRLEGQPIWYKIGLELFIAEGVRAIEAVKRRGGRLFLDLKLHDIPETVARAVTSVRRLGAELLTVHAAGGAEMTSRAVAAAEGQLDVIAVTVLTSLGQADLQADGIAGSPAEVVARRARLVRDAGAAGLVCSPQEVAAARAIDPNLRLVVPGIRPAGAALGDQKRVGTPAEAIAGGADYLVVGRPLRDAPNPARAFEALAAEVASVIGAGR from the coding sequence ATGAACGCCGTCGTCGATACCAAGCCCACGTCGGATCCGAAGAGCCGCATCATCGCGGCTCTCGACGTTCCCGATCTGGCCCGCCTCGAAGCGTTCCTCGATCGTCTCGAGGGGCAGCCGATCTGGTACAAGATCGGGCTCGAGCTGTTCATCGCGGAGGGCGTTCGTGCCATCGAGGCCGTCAAGCGGCGGGGCGGGCGGCTCTTTCTCGACCTGAAGCTGCACGACATTCCCGAGACCGTGGCCCGGGCGGTCACGTCCGTGCGCCGTCTCGGCGCCGAGCTGCTCACCGTGCACGCCGCCGGGGGCGCGGAGATGACGAGCCGGGCGGTGGCCGCTGCGGAGGGCCAGCTGGACGTGATCGCCGTGACGGTGCTGACGAGCCTGGGACAGGCAGATCTGCAAGCCGACGGGATCGCCGGCTCACCCGCCGAGGTGGTGGCCCGGCGGGCCCGCCTCGTACGGGACGCGGGGGCCGCGGGCCTCGTTTGCTCTCCCCAGGAGGTCGCCGCCGCCCGTGCGATCGATCCGAACCTGCGCCTGGTGGTGCCCGGTATCCGCCCGGCAGGGGCTGCGCTCGGCGACCAGAAGCGGGTGGGCACACCCGCCGAAGCGATTGCCGGAGGCGCCGACTACCTCGTGGTGGGGCGCCCCCTGCGGGACGCCCCCAACCCAGCGCGGGCGTTCGAGGCCCTGGCCGCCGAGGTCGCCTCCGTCATCGGGGCAGGGCGCTGA
- a CDS encoding COX15/CtaA family protein, giving the protein MSTSRFSRFSLAVIGATLAVIVWGAFVRASGSGAGCGNHWPLCNGEVLPRERSVETLIELTHRVTSGLAFVFVVIQYLWARRVFARGQGARRAAGASLVFMITEALVGGGLVLFEMVAGNKSVARAWWMTGHLLNTFALVASLTVTWWLSRERPALALPRNRYRLALDLGLGGVALVAVSGAIAALGDTLFPSSSLSAGLQDDFTATAHAFVRLRLWHPFLAVGFGAYLLALAARLAMREGFEALRGTATALAALVLVQLSLGLVNLLLLAPIALQLVHLLVADLLWMTLVVLRTRLAQAAEAPAHRATLADRAAPAVG; this is encoded by the coding sequence GTGTCGACTTCGCGCTTCTCCCGATTCAGCCTGGCCGTCATAGGCGCCACCTTGGCAGTCATCGTGTGGGGTGCCTTCGTGCGCGCTTCGGGCTCGGGCGCGGGCTGCGGCAACCATTGGCCGCTCTGCAACGGTGAAGTGCTCCCGCGCGAGCGCAGCGTTGAGACGCTCATCGAGCTGACCCACCGGGTGACCTCCGGCCTGGCGTTCGTTTTCGTGGTGATCCAGTACCTGTGGGCGCGCCGCGTGTTTGCACGCGGGCAGGGGGCCCGCCGGGCCGCTGGCGCGAGCCTAGTGTTCATGATCACCGAAGCCCTGGTGGGCGGAGGCCTCGTGCTCTTCGAGATGGTGGCCGGCAACAAGTCGGTGGCCCGTGCCTGGTGGATGACCGGACACCTGCTCAACACCTTCGCCCTGGTGGCCTCACTCACCGTCACCTGGTGGCTCTCGCGCGAGCGCCCTGCCCTGGCCTTGCCCCGCAACCGCTACCGCCTGGCCCTCGACTTAGGCTTGGGGGGCGTGGCGCTCGTGGCGGTGAGCGGCGCCATCGCGGCGCTTGGCGACACATTGTTCCCTTCCTCCAGCCTCAGCGCGGGTCTACAAGACGATTTCACGGCCACCGCACACGCGTTCGTGCGCCTGCGCCTGTGGCACCCATTCCTTGCGGTAGGCTTCGGAGCCTACCTGCTGGCCCTTGCGGCCCGCCTTGCCATGCGAGAGGGCTTCGAGGCCCTACGGGGCACGGCCACGGCGCTTGCGGCCCTCGTGCTGGTCCAGCTTTCCCTGGGGCTCGTGAACCTTCTTTTGCTCGCGCCCATCGCCCTCCAGCTCGTGCACTTGCTGGTGGCGGACTTGCTGTGGATGACCTTGGTGGTGCTGAGGACGCGCCTGGCACAGGCTGCCGAAGCTCCCGCGCACCGAGCGACGCTGGCCGATCGGGCAGCCCCTGCGGTCGGATGA
- a CDS encoding SpoIIE family protein phosphatase, with protein MAGKPIIKVETGVVSRKSPLFTTEMPAVRFDLPAPVEPAPPAAPAPTPAPFRDVKATRLLSGLRLKVTLTLFITVLLLALSGLIFFLVSRIFAELTPSMRVELEWKTQRGAKELAHAVDFALVVGDEALIMEACKPYLKGPDVVAIVAADPEGQVLAQHGKAPETPEGLFRGAPGGIRQGPGYLVSWAPSQIEGRTVGRLALVISTAKLVAGESLRNNILGAAGLGCVAALLVSLFFVNFYLGPVISLTHRALRTARELEIAKRIQTSILPQRLSVEGLQIAAAMVPAEEVGGDYYDVVPTQGGAWIGVGDVAGHGLKAGLIMLMVQSVVAALTRQRARTSPREALEVLNRVLFDNIRERLASDEHVTFTLMRYEADGALVYAGAHEEILICRARDGKCEILPTPGTWMGAVANVSRAIKDSEAKLHPGDLMVLYTDGLIEAKNAQGEPFGLDRVMEMVEANRREAPEVVVQKVVQAVMTWAPVQDDDVTLLALRYQGR; from the coding sequence GTGGCTGGCAAACCCATCATCAAGGTCGAGACCGGCGTCGTGTCCCGGAAGAGCCCGCTGTTCACCACCGAGATGCCCGCCGTGCGCTTCGACCTGCCTGCTCCGGTCGAGCCCGCGCCCCCGGCGGCGCCTGCGCCGACGCCTGCACCGTTCCGAGACGTGAAGGCCACACGCCTTTTGTCAGGCCTGCGGCTCAAGGTCACGCTGACCTTGTTCATCACCGTGCTGTTGTTGGCCCTGTCCGGCCTGATTTTCTTCTTGGTGTCGCGCATCTTCGCCGAGTTGACCCCCTCGATGCGGGTAGAGCTCGAGTGGAAGACCCAGCGCGGGGCCAAGGAGCTTGCGCACGCCGTGGACTTTGCGCTGGTCGTGGGGGACGAGGCGCTCATCATGGAGGCCTGCAAGCCTTACCTGAAAGGCCCCGACGTGGTCGCCATCGTGGCGGCCGACCCCGAAGGCCAGGTGCTCGCTCAGCACGGCAAGGCGCCCGAAACGCCCGAAGGTTTGTTCCGGGGGGCGCCAGGCGGCATCAGGCAGGGGCCAGGCTATCTGGTGTCATGGGCGCCCTCGCAGATCGAGGGCCGCACCGTGGGCCGTTTGGCCCTCGTAATCTCCACCGCGAAGTTGGTCGCGGGGGAGAGCCTACGAAACAACATTCTGGGCGCCGCGGGCCTCGGCTGCGTGGCGGCGCTGCTGGTGAGCCTCTTTTTCGTGAACTTTTACCTGGGTCCCGTCATCAGCCTGACCCACAGGGCGCTGCGCACGGCCCGCGAGCTGGAAATCGCCAAACGCATCCAGACCTCGATCCTGCCTCAGCGGCTGAGCGTGGAGGGGCTGCAGATCGCGGCGGCCATGGTGCCAGCCGAGGAGGTGGGGGGCGACTACTACGACGTGGTCCCCACCCAAGGGGGCGCCTGGATCGGCGTGGGCGACGTGGCGGGGCACGGCCTCAAGGCCGGTCTCATCATGCTCATGGTCCAAAGCGTGGTGGCGGCGCTCACCCGGCAAAGGGCACGGACGAGCCCGCGGGAGGCCCTGGAAGTTTTGAACCGGGTTTTGTTCGACAACATCCGCGAGCGCCTCGCCAGCGACGAGCACGTCACGTTCACCTTGATGCGCTACGAGGCCGACGGAGCTTTGGTTTATGCCGGCGCTCACGAGGAGATCCTGATCTGCCGGGCGCGGGACGGAAAATGCGAGATCCTGCCCACGCCGGGCACCTGGATGGGCGCGGTGGCCAACGTGAGCCGTGCGATCAAGGATTCGGAGGCCAAGCTTCATCCCGGCGATCTCATGGTGCTCTACACGGACGGACTCATCGAAGCCAAGAACGCACAGGGCGAGCCCTTCGGACTCGACAGGGTGATGGAGATGGTCGAAGCGAACCGCAGGGAAGCCCCCGAAGTCGTGGTCCAAAAGGTGGTGCAGGCCGTGATGACCTGGGCCCCGGTGCAGGACGACGACGTGACCCTGCTGGCGCTTCGGTACCAGGGGCGCTGA
- the rlmB gene encoding 23S rRNA (guanosine(2251)-2'-O)-methyltransferase RlmB → MSLQDAGAPAETAGGPGRVIFGLRPVEELCRARPRDVAVVYVAEGLKGADVQRLVAVAKDRGISVEPRPRALVADLAGKGAHQGVVAIAGPYPYVPVPVMLEAARQAAEPPLLMWLDGLTDPQNVGAIVRSAEVFGAHGVAIPDHNAAPITAGAIKASAGATERMRIARVHNFLGSLDKLRESGVKVWGTGVEAEGLEIFEADFTGPTAFVMGSEGRGLREAVARRCDGIVRIPMAGQIASLNASAAAAIVLYEAMRQRRAR, encoded by the coding sequence ATGAGCCTTCAAGACGCGGGGGCCCCTGCCGAAACCGCGGGGGGCCCGGGACGGGTGATCTTTGGGCTGCGCCCCGTGGAGGAGCTCTGCCGCGCACGTCCCCGGGACGTGGCTGTCGTGTATGTGGCCGAGGGGCTCAAGGGGGCCGACGTCCAGCGCCTGGTGGCCGTTGCCAAGGATCGCGGGATCAGCGTCGAGCCGCGGCCCCGAGCTCTGGTGGCGGATCTTGCCGGCAAGGGGGCCCATCAGGGGGTGGTGGCGATTGCTGGCCCCTATCCCTACGTGCCTGTGCCCGTCATGCTCGAAGCTGCCCGGCAGGCTGCGGAGCCGCCTCTCTTGATGTGGCTCGATGGCCTCACCGACCCCCAGAACGTGGGCGCCATCGTGCGCAGCGCCGAGGTGTTCGGGGCGCACGGCGTGGCCATCCCCGATCACAACGCGGCCCCCATCACCGCGGGCGCCATCAAGGCCTCGGCCGGCGCCACCGAGCGCATGCGCATCGCGCGGGTGCACAACTTTCTCGGCAGCCTCGACAAGCTGCGAGAAAGCGGCGTGAAGGTGTGGGGCACAGGGGTCGAAGCGGAAGGCCTCGAGATCTTCGAGGCGGACTTCACGGGTCCCACGGCCTTCGTGATGGGCTCGGAGGGGCGCGGCCTGCGCGAGGCCGTGGCGCGCCGCTGTGACGGCATCGTGCGCATTCCCATGGCCGGGCAGATCGCGTCCCTCAACGCCAGTGCGGCGGCCGCCATCGTGCTCTACGAGGCCATGCGCCAGCGCCGCGCGCGCTGA
- a CDS encoding penicillin-binding protein activator, which yields MRGSALLTVMLALGACATGARAQGVSLGSPEGGPDTSSSDAGESDAGTAAALAGAEADYQRAVNEHRQGNLDAAKGLAQALRDHGSGSVRPRATALLALVLLEQGDAAGARAVLGPGTQADAVTNFLAGVAEARLGDPAAWQRLAPFADDPAGLTVPGLDAARTAMMGNVALAEAAAAAGQVQATLAAWQRYADRAAPHERAFALHRAEAVVSRVSVDEALALWRDTDGMVARAALGPKAAVALASQGRADEAKRASEEAGELRKRLDAVASSAGSAWAGTGDPGRLGLSVPLSGRGQQLGLALTRGAVVAIGAPAAAQDVAPVQVMVRDTTGRGGPLTAATELAREEAVLGIVGMADPATVDQMSRDGVPYLVLGGANPGAQTSAFQLVHDTDARARALAQAARSRGVRTFSILAPETAAAGRTAEAFRQAIGALGGLVVAEVKYPAGATSFTREVEVLKKQRWEALFVPDTADKLELIAPALAVADLWPQPAAQVVAAVSEKPKRGTTPARRNVLLLSTAPGASKRLLDRAGRYVQGALVAPGFHADPQQATAARFVSDFRTLYGRDPGASDAFGFDGVHLLRACVDRGARSRADVLRLLSSGAEFPGVTGKIRFGPDHGRVDPAPVYEVRGDALRASLP from the coding sequence ATGCGCGGCTCGGCGCTTCTAACCGTCATGTTGGCTTTGGGGGCTTGCGCCACAGGTGCACGCGCTCAAGGCGTGAGTCTCGGCAGCCCCGAAGGGGGCCCGGATACATCCTCATCGGACGCCGGCGAGAGCGACGCGGGCACCGCCGCCGCTCTGGCAGGCGCCGAGGCCGATTACCAACGCGCGGTGAACGAACACCGCCAGGGCAACCTGGACGCGGCGAAGGGGCTTGCCCAGGCGCTGCGCGACCACGGGTCCGGGAGCGTTCGCCCGCGGGCCACGGCGTTGCTGGCGCTCGTGCTCCTGGAACAAGGCGACGCTGCGGGCGCGCGCGCGGTCCTTGGGCCGGGCACGCAGGCGGATGCCGTCACGAACTTTCTGGCGGGTGTGGCCGAGGCGCGCCTCGGCGATCCTGCGGCGTGGCAGCGCCTGGCACCCTTCGCCGACGATCCTGCGGGCCTGACGGTGCCGGGCCTCGACGCCGCCCGCACGGCCATGATGGGCAACGTGGCCCTTGCCGAAGCCGCCGCCGCGGCCGGGCAGGTGCAAGCCACGTTGGCCGCGTGGCAACGCTACGCGGACAGGGCCGCCCCCCACGAGCGGGCGTTCGCGCTGCACCGGGCTGAGGCGGTGGTGTCCCGTGTTTCGGTGGACGAAGCGCTCGCGCTGTGGCGCGACACCGACGGGATGGTGGCGCGGGCGGCGCTGGGACCGAAAGCCGCCGTGGCGCTCGCCAGCCAGGGACGCGCCGACGAGGCCAAACGCGCCAGTGAAGAGGCGGGAGAACTTCGCAAGCGCCTGGACGCAGTGGCCTCGAGCGCGGGCAGCGCCTGGGCCGGCACGGGGGATCCCGGGCGCCTGGGGCTCTCTGTACCGCTCTCGGGGCGCGGGCAGCAGCTCGGGCTTGCCCTCACCCGCGGAGCCGTGGTGGCGATCGGCGCCCCCGCGGCGGCCCAAGACGTCGCCCCCGTGCAGGTGATGGTGCGCGACACCACGGGCCGGGGCGGGCCCCTCACGGCGGCCACGGAGCTGGCGCGTGAAGAGGCCGTGCTCGGCATCGTGGGCATGGCGGATCCCGCCACCGTCGACCAGATGAGCCGCGACGGCGTTCCGTACCTGGTGCTGGGCGGCGCCAACCCAGGCGCGCAAACGTCGGCGTTTCAGCTGGTGCACGACACGGACGCGCGCGCCCGCGCGCTGGCGCAAGCGGCACGCAGCCGGGGCGTTCGTACGTTTTCGATCTTGGCGCCGGAAACCGCAGCGGCAGGCCGCACGGCAGAGGCCTTCCGGCAGGCCATCGGCGCCCTGGGGGGGCTGGTCGTGGCCGAGGTGAAGTACCCGGCCGGCGCCACCTCGTTCACCCGCGAGGTCGAGGTGCTCAAAAAGCAGCGCTGGGAGGCGCTGTTCGTGCCCGACACGGCCGACAAACTGGAGCTCATCGCGCCGGCGCTGGCCGTGGCCGACCTCTGGCCCCAGCCGGCCGCTCAGGTGGTGGCTGCTGTCAGTGAGAAGCCGAAGCGCGGCACCACGCCCGCCAGGCGTAACGTGCTCCTGCTGTCCACCGCACCCGGTGCCTCCAAGCGCCTGCTAGATCGCGCGGGCCGGTACGTGCAGGGCGCACTGGTCGCCCCGGGCTTCCATGCCGATCCACAACAAGCCACGGCCGCCCGCTTCGTCTCCGACTTTCGAACCCTCTACGGCCGCGATCCTGGCGCCAGCGACGCCTTCGGCTTTGATGGGGTGCATCTTCTGCGGGCCTGCGTGGACCGCGGCGCCCGGTCGCGGGCCGACGTGCTGCGGCTGTTGAGCAGCGGCGCCGAGTTCCCGGGCGTCACCGGAAAGATCCGCTTTGGGCCTGACCATGGCCGCGTGGACCCCGCCCCCGTTTACGAGGTGCGAGGCGACGCTCTGCGCGCGTCTTTACCCTGA
- a CDS encoding sensor domain-containing diguanylate cyclase: MSRPDPSEPASASSASWLLALPFVDAVANSLESGVLVINAQKQVVLCSRPMAATFGLPVEEVLAMTPEQLATYVTALVDDPPPVIRDGRLLPFGARITCEEFELARPNRSVVRWVARRVSDPEDAIIVVCTDITAEVDLVAAYERLSMTDRLTGLSNRRGAEQFVRREASKFRRYGGSMSFVLMDIDHFKKVNDTYGHGVGDQVLRAVGATVADVIRVCDFAARWGGEEFLVVLPNTNLDGARLCAERLRAAVQNIVFPGGLAVTISAGTAEMGRSEEVQDALTRADEGLYAAKGAGRNCVR, from the coding sequence ATGTCTCGCCCAGATCCCTCCGAACCGGCGTCGGCCTCGAGCGCCTCGTGGCTCTTGGCCCTGCCCTTCGTGGACGCCGTGGCCAACAGCCTCGAATCCGGCGTCCTGGTGATCAACGCCCAAAAGCAGGTCGTGCTGTGCAGCCGGCCGATGGCGGCCACCTTCGGGTTGCCCGTCGAAGAGGTGCTGGCGATGACACCCGAGCAGCTGGCGACCTACGTGACCGCTTTGGTCGATGATCCGCCGCCCGTCATCAGGGATGGCCGGCTCTTGCCCTTCGGGGCGCGGATCACGTGCGAAGAGTTCGAGCTGGCACGGCCGAACCGCTCGGTCGTGCGCTGGGTGGCCCGGCGCGTGTCGGATCCCGAAGACGCGATCATCGTGGTGTGCACGGACATCACGGCCGAGGTGGACCTGGTGGCCGCATACGAGCGGCTTTCGATGACGGATCGGCTCACGGGCCTTTCCAACCGCCGCGGGGCCGAGCAGTTCGTGAGGCGCGAAGCTTCAAAGTTTCGCCGCTACGGCGGCAGCATGAGCTTCGTGCTCATGGACATCGACCACTTCAAGAAGGTCAACGACACCTACGGGCACGGTGTGGGCGACCAGGTCTTGCGCGCGGTGGGCGCCACCGTCGCGGACGTGATCCGCGTGTGCGACTTTGCCGCCCGCTGGGGAGGCGAGGAGTTCCTGGTGGTGCTGCCGAACACGAACCTGGACGGTGCGCGCCTGTGCGCCGAGCGGCTGCGCGCGGCGGTGCAGAACATCGTATTCCCGGGGGGTCTGGCCGTCACGATCTCGGCAGGAACCGCCGAGATGGGGCGCTCCGAGGAGGTCCAGGACGCGCTGACCCGTGCCGACGAGGGGCTCTACGCGGCCAAGGGCGCGGGACGCAACTGCGTACGCTGA
- a CDS encoding proline--tRNA ligase — translation MKVSQTLVPTLKEAPTEAEVPSHILMVRGGYLRKVAAGVYSFLPLGWRVIQKISRIVREEMNRAGASEVFLPAVIPAELWKESGRWDHYGAQLLRFKDRKNGDFVIGPTHEEVIVDLVRGDVKSYRQLPLNLYQIQTKFRDELRPRAGLMRGREFIMKDAYSFHVSEEDAKREYKNMFDTYCRIFARCGLEFRPVEADTGAIGGSLSHEFQVLAETGEDALVACDTCDYAANVEEAQVRTPVSQTPSSEPLQDVATPNARTIDEVSAFLKVSPRELAKTLICLVDGKPVAVLVRGDHEMNEIKLRRALGAKEVVMANDRTVLEVTGAPVGFAGPVGLSIPVHVDAEVAALASFVAGANKADAHVRHVVTGRDFVPASVGDFRQAAPGDGCPRCATGTFRGFRGIEVGHVFFLGTKYSAPMKCNFLDADGKEKPATMGCYGIGVTRIAAAAIEQHHDADGIKWPVPLAPFEVHLLSLQANDEAVASACDALDRQLEAAGIEVLYDDRDERPGVKFKDADLMGMPYRVALGKKGLAEGIVEIKARRAPEVHKVPLAEAVAWVRERVERERTGLSPVEGQSTP, via the coding sequence ATGAAGGTCTCGCAGACTCTGGTTCCCACCCTCAAAGAGGCGCCCACCGAGGCGGAAGTTCCCTCGCACATCCTGATGGTGCGGGGCGGCTACCTGCGCAAGGTGGCGGCCGGTGTGTATTCATTTCTGCCGCTCGGCTGGCGGGTCATTCAGAAGATCTCGCGCATCGTGCGCGAGGAGATGAACCGCGCCGGGGCTTCCGAGGTGTTTTTGCCGGCGGTGATCCCGGCCGAACTGTGGAAAGAGTCGGGGCGTTGGGACCACTACGGGGCGCAGCTGCTGCGTTTCAAAGACCGCAAAAACGGTGACTTCGTCATTGGCCCCACGCACGAAGAAGTGATCGTGGACCTCGTCCGTGGGGACGTGAAGAGCTATCGCCAGCTGCCCCTGAATTTGTACCAGATTCAAACCAAGTTTCGTGACGAGCTTCGTCCCCGCGCGGGGCTCATGCGCGGCCGCGAGTTCATCATGAAGGACGCGTACTCGTTTCACGTCAGCGAGGAAGACGCCAAGCGCGAGTACAAGAACATGTTCGACACCTACTGCCGCATCTTTGCGCGCTGTGGGCTCGAGTTCCGTCCCGTGGAAGCCGACACCGGCGCCATCGGCGGCTCGCTTTCGCATGAGTTCCAGGTGTTGGCCGAGACGGGCGAAGACGCCCTCGTGGCCTGTGACACCTGCGACTACGCAGCGAACGTGGAAGAGGCGCAGGTGCGCACGCCGGTCAGCCAGACGCCGTCTTCTGAGCCGCTGCAAGACGTGGCCACACCGAACGCGCGCACGATCGACGAGGTCTCGGCGTTTTTGAAGGTGTCCCCGCGCGAGCTCGCGAAGACCCTCATCTGCCTGGTCGATGGCAAGCCTGTGGCTGTCCTCGTGCGCGGCGATCACGAGATGAACGAGATCAAGCTGCGCCGGGCCCTGGGTGCCAAGGAGGTCGTGATGGCCAATGATCGCACGGTCCTCGAGGTGACAGGCGCTCCCGTGGGCTTCGCGGGGCCGGTGGGCCTTTCGATCCCGGTGCATGTCGACGCCGAGGTGGCGGCGCTCGCGAGCTTCGTGGCCGGCGCGAACAAAGCCGACGCCCACGTACGCCACGTGGTCACGGGGCGCGACTTCGTGCCCGCCTCCGTGGGCGACTTCCGACAGGCCGCACCCGGCGATGGCTGCCCTCGCTGCGCAACGGGCACCTTCAGGGGCTTCCGGGGCATCGAGGTGGGTCACGTCTTTTTCCTGGGCACGAAGTACTCGGCGCCCATGAAGTGCAACTTCCTCGACGCCGACGGCAAAGAGAAGCCCGCCACCATGGGCTGCTACGGCATCGGCGTGACCCGCATCGCGGCCGCCGCCATCGAACAGCACCACGACGCCGACGGCATCAAGTGGCCGGTCCCCCTTGCGCCCTTCGAGGTGCACCTGCTGTCGCTGCAGGCCAACGACGAGGCGGTGGCGAGCGCTTGCGATGCCCTCGATCGGCAGCTCGAAGCCGCGGGCATCGAGGTGCTCTACGACGACCGGGATGAACGCCCTGGCGTGAAGTTCAAGGACGCCGACCTCATGGGTATGCCCTACCGGGTGGCGCTGGGCAAAAAGGGGCTGGCGGAAGGCATCGTGGAGATCAAGGCCCGCCGCGCCCCCGAAGTGCACAAGGTGCCTTTGGCCGAGGCGGTCGCGTGGGTGCGAGAGCGCGTGGAGCGTGAGCGCACGGGGCTTTCGCCCGTGGAGGGTCAGAGCACGCCATGA
- a CDS encoding N-formylglutamate amidohydrolase → MTSQADEQAETIVGPWDSFDAHVPRVPETPVVVSVPHAGIETGPFASALSQSLDLRLDADLHVDALYEGAPRGAFVRARLSRFVCDLNRHPDDVSPRAVPQHPAPRNENGRGFVWEITTAEDAALARPLTLGEWEERRQIHEAYHQCLSTALARARARFGFAILVDGHSMPSRGRAGHTDSGAARAEIVPGNRQGQSCGEPLSHAVGQHFAAAGYQVSFNDPYQGGFVTSHHGQPTHGVHAIQIEVRRDLYMDEATFARTPEGFARLSATLHALLRRLDVLDPRAA, encoded by the coding sequence ATGACCAGCCAAGCAGACGAGCAAGCGGAAACAATCGTAGGCCCCTGGGACAGCTTCGACGCCCATGTGCCCCGGGTGCCCGAAACCCCGGTGGTGGTGTCGGTTCCACACGCCGGCATCGAGACCGGCCCCTTCGCCTCTGCCCTGTCGCAAAGCCTCGACTTGCGTCTGGATGCCGACCTGCACGTCGACGCGCTCTACGAGGGGGCACCTCGGGGCGCCTTCGTCCGCGCGCGGCTCTCCCGATTCGTGTGCGACTTGAACCGTCACCCCGACGACGTCTCGCCCCGGGCGGTGCCCCAGCACCCAGCCCCCCGGAACGAAAACGGCCGTGGGTTCGTGTGGGAGATCACCACGGCCGAGGATGCCGCCCTGGCACGGCCCCTCACCCTGGGGGAGTGGGAGGAGCGGCGGCAGATCCATGAGGCGTACCACCAGTGCCTGAGCACAGCGCTCGCCCGCGCCCGGGCCCGGTTCGGCTTCGCCATCCTCGTGGACGGACACTCGATGCCCTCGCGGGGCCGCGCGGGCCATACGGACAGCGGCGCCGCCCGCGCCGAGATCGTCCCCGGAAACCGACAGGGCCAAAGCTGCGGAGAGCCGCTGTCGCACGCGGTGGGGCAGCACTTCGCGGCGGCCGGCTATCAGGTTTCGTTCAACGACCCCTATCAGGGGGGCTTCGTCACCAGCCACCACGGACAGCCCACGCACGGCGTGCATGCGATTCAGATCGAGGTGCGCCGGGACCTCTACATGGACGAGGCCACCTTCGCGCGAACCCCCGAAGGATTTGCCCGCCTGTCCGCCACCCTACACGCCCTCTTGCGCCGGCTCGACGTGCTGGATCCGCGCGCGGCCTGA
- a CDS encoding NTP transferase domain-containing protein, which produces MTAMPRSEPTRALPWVVVLAGGEGRRLGPLTAALYGRPVPKQFAVLDGSRSLLQNTLVRALALTCPERVLVVVNARYRLEAEEHTCEFKGVRLVTQPMSGGTALGMLLPLLLVADEDPDANVVYLPSDHHFSHPDRFVHTVSDVLADPTRGDHVVLLGAEPSAPETDFGWVVPARDTQREGGLGDVRLFAEKPEARVARHLLSSGGLLSTFVTVGTARGFRAAFDAHLPRLTRALAGAVQHRRWQALKVTFLSFGGASFSRDVLERMRNLKVARLPPCGWHDLGTPARVLGVFPSVPQLRKLQTGIARAESPLR; this is translated from the coding sequence ATGACTGCAATGCCCCGTTCCGAACCGACACGTGCTTTGCCATGGGTGGTCGTGCTTGCTGGAGGCGAAGGCCGGCGCCTTGGCCCGCTCACGGCGGCCCTCTATGGGCGCCCGGTGCCCAAGCAGTTCGCCGTTTTGGATGGCTCCCGGTCGCTGCTACAGAACACCCTGGTGCGGGCGCTGGCCTTGACGTGCCCCGAGCGCGTCCTCGTGGTGGTCAACGCCCGGTACAGGCTTGAAGCCGAGGAACACACCTGCGAGTTCAAGGGTGTACGTCTCGTCACCCAACCCATGAGCGGGGGAACAGCCCTGGGGATGCTCCTGCCGCTTCTTCTCGTGGCTGATGAAGATCCCGACGCCAACGTGGTTTACCTGCCCTCGGATCATCACTTCAGTCACCCCGACAGGTTCGTGCACACGGTTTCCGATGTGCTCGCGGACCCCACCCGTGGTGACCACGTGGTGCTGCTGGGCGCGGAGCCCTCGGCGCCAGAGACAGATTTTGGTTGGGTGGTTCCTGCGCGAGACACCCAAAGGGAAGGAGGGCTCGGCGACGTGCGGCTCTTCGCGGAAAAGCCCGAAGCACGGGTGGCGCGGCACCTTCTGTCGTCGGGCGGTCTGCTCAGCACGTTCGTGACGGTCGGCACGGCCCGCGGGTTCCGGGCCGCCTTCGATGCGCACCTGCCGCGCCTCACACGGGCGTTGGCCGGCGCCGTCCAACATCGGCGCTGGCAGGCTCTCAAGGTCACATTTTTGTCGTTCGGAGGCGCCAGCTTCAGCCGCGACGTGCTCGAGCGCATGCGCAACCTCAAGGTTGCTCGGCTGCCTCCCTGTGGCTGGCACGACCTGGGAACGCCCGCGCGCGTGCTGGGCGTTTTTCCCTCCGTGCCGCAGCTTCGGAAGCTGCAGACCGGAATCGCGCGAGCCGAGAGTCCGCTTCGCTGA